In one Curtobacterium citreum genomic region, the following are encoded:
- a CDS encoding helix-turn-helix domain-containing protein — protein sequence MSDTTTVVTPTDPAAPAAATAPLREVGALIRGARKGRSMTQSQLAERVGTSQSAINRIEQGGQNLSLEMLTRISEALDQQIVSIGGAPQRSHLRVQGGRKLSGSIAVNSSKNAAVALLCASLLNRGVTRLHRVARIVEVDRIIDVLRSLGATVTWSPDGEVLEIVAPSDLHLDAIDADAARRTRSVLMFLGPLSGRYGSFRLPYAGGCDLGTRTVEPHLIALRPFGVDVEATSGWYEVGVANQDVPAHSVVLTERGDTVTENAILAAAARDGVTTIRNASPNYMVQDLCFFLELLGVQVEGIGTTTLKITGKSRIDEVVDYWPSEDPVEAMSLLTAGIVTSSTLTVTRAPIEFLEIELATLAEMGLRFDVSEEYSAANGRTRLVDITVHPSELHAPIDKIHAMPFPGLNIDNLPFFVVIAAMAEGTTLVHDWVYEGRAIHLLDLTRLGASVTLRDPHRLDVTGPTHFSGAEVSCPPALRPAVVILLAMLAAKGESVLRNVGIIARGYEQLQERLNSLGASIETFHD from the coding sequence ATGTCCGACACCACCACCGTCGTCACGCCCACCGACCCGGCTGCTCCCGCAGCGGCCACCGCGCCCCTGCGCGAGGTCGGCGCGCTCATCCGCGGCGCCCGCAAGGGACGCAGCATGACCCAGTCGCAGCTCGCCGAGCGCGTCGGGACCAGCCAGAGCGCGATCAACCGGATCGAGCAGGGTGGCCAGAACCTGTCCCTCGAGATGCTCACGCGCATCAGCGAAGCGCTCGACCAGCAGATCGTCTCGATCGGCGGCGCACCGCAGCGCTCGCACCTGCGGGTGCAGGGCGGACGGAAGCTCAGCGGCTCCATCGCCGTCAACTCGAGCAAGAACGCGGCCGTCGCGCTGCTCTGCGCCTCGCTGCTGAACCGTGGCGTGACGCGGCTGCACCGGGTCGCGCGCATCGTCGAGGTCGACCGCATCATCGACGTGCTCCGCAGCCTCGGCGCGACCGTCACCTGGTCGCCCGACGGCGAGGTCCTGGAGATCGTCGCTCCGTCGGACCTGCACCTCGACGCGATCGACGCGGACGCCGCGCGCCGCACGCGCAGCGTGCTGATGTTCCTCGGCCCGCTGAGCGGTCGGTACGGGTCGTTCCGACTCCCCTACGCCGGCGGCTGCGACCTCGGGACCCGGACCGTCGAGCCGCACCTCATCGCGCTGCGCCCCTTCGGCGTCGACGTCGAGGCGACCTCCGGCTGGTACGAGGTCGGCGTCGCGAACCAGGACGTCCCGGCGCACTCCGTCGTCCTGACCGAACGCGGCGACACCGTGACCGAGAACGCGATCCTCGCGGCTGCCGCCCGCGACGGTGTGACCACCATCCGGAACGCCAGCCCGAACTACATGGTGCAGGACCTCTGCTTCTTCCTCGAGCTCCTCGGGGTGCAGGTCGAGGGCATCGGCACGACGACGCTCAAGATCACGGGCAAGAGCCGGATCGACGAGGTCGTGGACTACTGGCCCAGCGAGGACCCGGTCGAGGCGATGAGCCTGCTGACCGCCGGCATCGTCACGTCATCGACCCTGACCGTGACGCGCGCGCCGATCGAGTTCCTGGAGATCGAGCTCGCGACCCTGGCCGAGATGGGTCTGCGCTTCGACGTCAGCGAGGAGTACTCGGCCGCGAACGGTCGGACCCGCCTCGTCGACATCACGGTCCACCCCTCGGAGCTGCACGCGCCGATCGACAAGATCCACGCGATGCCGTTCCCTGGCCTGAACATCGACAACCTGCCGTTCTTCGTCGTGATCGCGGCGATGGCCGAGGGCACGACGCTCGTGCACGACTGGGTCTACGAGGGCCGGGCGATCCACCTGCTCGACCTGACCCGGCTCGGCGCCAGTGTGACCCTGCGCGACCCGCACCGGCTCGACGTCACCGGCCCGACGCACTTCTCCGGTGCCGAGGTCAGCTGCCCGCCGGCCCTGCGTCCCGCGGTGGTCATCCTGCTGGCGATGCTCGCGGCGAAGGGCGAGAGCGTCCTCCGCAACGTGGGCATCATCGCCCGCGGGTACGAGCAGCTGCAGGAGCGCCTCAACTCGCTCGGCGCGTCCATCGAGACGTTCCACGACTGA
- a CDS encoding motility protein A yields the protein MDIATIVGILVAFGALFGMAQMEHVELAGLFLPAPMLLVFGATIGCGIASTTLKDAIAAFKAVPKAFTGKVTPPQAVIDDVVGLAETARSNGLLALEQEADKHDDPFMKKALQNIADGTDGDELRILLEDEIESNAAPLRSASAFFMGLGGFAPTVGIIGTVVSLTHVLANLGKPDELGPLIASAFVATLWGLLTANFLWLPFGGKLKKLAQLESDRQTLLMEGLLAVQAGSQPRLLGERLTAMVPPTARGDAKGGKGAKGRASADVDDQQLAA from the coding sequence GTGGACATCGCGACCATCGTCGGCATCCTCGTTGCCTTCGGCGCCCTGTTCGGCATGGCGCAGATGGAACACGTCGAGCTCGCCGGACTGTTCCTGCCCGCCCCGATGCTGCTCGTGTTCGGCGCGACGATCGGCTGCGGCATCGCGAGCACCACGCTGAAGGACGCGATCGCCGCGTTCAAGGCGGTGCCGAAGGCGTTCACGGGCAAGGTCACGCCGCCGCAGGCCGTCATCGACGACGTCGTCGGGCTCGCCGAGACCGCCCGCTCGAACGGTCTGCTCGCGCTCGAGCAGGAGGCCGACAAGCACGACGACCCGTTCATGAAGAAGGCGCTGCAGAACATCGCCGACGGCACCGACGGGGACGAGCTCCGGATCCTGCTCGAGGACGAGATCGAGTCGAACGCCGCACCGCTGCGGAGCGCGAGTGCGTTCTTCATGGGCCTCGGCGGCTTCGCCCCGACGGTCGGCATCATCGGCACGGTAGTGTCGCTCACCCACGTCCTCGCGAACCTCGGCAAACCAGACGAGCTCGGTCCGCTCATCGCGAGCGCGTTCGTCGCGACGCTCTGGGGCCTGCTCACCGCGAACTTCCTGTGGCTCCCGTTCGGCGGCAAGCTCAAGAAGCTCGCGCAGCTCGAGTCGGACCGTCAGACCCTCCTGATGGAGGGGCTGCTCGCCGTGCAGGCCGGCAGCCAGCCCCGCCTGCTCGGCGAACGCCTGACCGCGATGGTCCCGCCGACCGCCCGCGGCGACGCGAAGGGCGGCAAGGGCGCGAAGGGCCGGGCGTCGGCGGACGTCGACGACCAACAGCTGGCGGCCTGA
- a CDS encoding RNA polymerase sigma factor encodes MADRQLLAALAAGDRAALATAFDRHAPTVLRYAWGLADTPDDAQRLVQDTLAALWREAPTLVLATSALLPWLLVTCRDLHVASTPADADARARHRPRFVGGQVDALPELDRRLVELALGGGHSYQDAARVLGRPVAATARPARRTTKQRTEAVNHGEH; translated from the coding sequence ATGGCAGACAGGCAGCTGCTCGCCGCCCTCGCCGCCGGCGACCGCGCGGCCCTGGCGACCGCGTTCGACCGCCACGCGCCGACCGTCCTGCGCTACGCGTGGGGACTCGCCGACACACCGGACGACGCACAGCGACTCGTGCAGGACACGCTCGCGGCCCTGTGGCGGGAGGCTCCGACGCTCGTCCTCGCGACCTCCGCCCTGCTCCCCTGGCTCCTCGTCACGTGCCGCGACCTCCACGTCGCGAGCACCCCCGCCGACGCCGACGCCCGTGCCCGGCACCGACCGCGCTTCGTCGGCGGACAGGTCGACGCGCTCCCAGAGCTCGACCGTCGGCTCGTCGAGCTCGCCCTCGGCGGAGGCCACTCCTACCAGGACGCCGCCCGGGTCCTCGGACGACCCGTCGCGGCGACCGCCCGACCCGCACGGCGGACCACGAAGCAGCGCACGGAGGCGGTGAACCACGGTGAACACTGA
- a CDS encoding Na+/H+ antiporter: protein MLGPELVVALGLAIAVTAAVADRIRVAPPVLLLVIGALLALVPTFGLVELPADAVLLLFLPALLYWESLTTSLREIRKNLRGIVLMGTVLVVVTAGVVATLLHLLGMPWGPAWVLGAAVAPTDATAVGVLTKMLPRRNVTVLRAESLVNDGTTLVVYGIAVAVTVGTQQLTFWSVSWMLVLSYVGGVAAGLLAAWLGSLVLRRVDTVVLENLVTLLVPFAAFLGAEAIGASGVLAVVAAGIVVSQVAPKLDRAETRQQVRAFWSFLTYLLNGALFVLVGIEAMVAARELDARELWSGVGLVVAVSVVLVLVRFAFEGTIGGTVWLVTRRFGGEPREDRRDRLVSGFAGFRGAVSLAMAVAVPRTLESGGAFPERDLIVFVTAGVVVLTIVGQALVLPAVLRRAALPEDESVGEERRHAERTAIEEALDALPRLARSAGADRATVARIRKDYEAHLDVIEARAQEDEDHPALQRHDSAVALELALVRHKAATLLRLRDADEIDDLVLRQVRAGYDAEEARLEGSTPP, encoded by the coding sequence GTGCTCGGTCCTGAACTGGTGGTCGCCCTCGGCCTCGCCATCGCCGTGACGGCTGCCGTCGCCGACCGCATCCGCGTCGCGCCGCCGGTGCTCCTGCTCGTGATCGGTGCGCTGCTCGCGCTCGTGCCGACCTTCGGGTTGGTGGAGCTCCCCGCGGACGCCGTGCTCCTGCTGTTCCTGCCGGCGCTGCTGTACTGGGAGAGCCTGACGACCTCGCTCCGGGAGATCCGGAAGAACCTCCGCGGGATCGTCCTGATGGGGACCGTGCTCGTCGTCGTGACGGCCGGGGTCGTCGCCACGCTCCTGCACCTCCTCGGCATGCCGTGGGGGCCGGCGTGGGTGCTCGGCGCCGCGGTCGCCCCGACCGACGCCACGGCGGTGGGCGTCCTGACGAAGATGCTGCCCCGTCGCAACGTCACGGTGCTCCGCGCCGAGAGCCTGGTCAACGACGGCACGACCCTGGTGGTCTACGGCATCGCGGTCGCCGTGACCGTGGGCACCCAGCAGCTGACGTTCTGGAGCGTCTCGTGGATGCTCGTGCTCTCCTACGTCGGCGGGGTCGCGGCCGGGCTCCTCGCGGCGTGGCTCGGCTCGCTCGTGCTGCGCCGGGTGGACACCGTGGTGCTCGAGAACCTCGTGACGCTGCTCGTCCCGTTCGCGGCGTTCCTCGGCGCCGAGGCGATCGGCGCCTCGGGCGTGCTCGCGGTCGTCGCGGCAGGCATCGTGGTGAGCCAGGTCGCACCGAAGCTCGACCGTGCCGAGACCCGGCAGCAGGTCCGCGCGTTCTGGTCCTTCCTGACGTACCTGCTCAACGGCGCCCTGTTCGTGCTCGTCGGCATCGAGGCCATGGTGGCCGCGCGGGAGCTCGACGCCCGCGAACTGTGGAGCGGCGTCGGGCTCGTGGTCGCGGTCTCGGTCGTGCTGGTCCTCGTGCGCTTCGCGTTCGAGGGCACGATCGGTGGAACGGTCTGGCTCGTCACCCGGCGCTTCGGCGGCGAGCCCCGCGAGGACCGCCGCGACCGGCTCGTGAGCGGCTTCGCCGGGTTCCGGGGCGCGGTGTCGCTCGCGATGGCGGTCGCCGTCCCCCGCACGCTCGAGTCCGGGGGCGCGTTCCCGGAGCGGGACCTCATCGTGTTCGTCACGGCGGGCGTCGTCGTCCTGACGATCGTCGGCCAGGCGCTCGTCCTGCCGGCGGTGCTCCGTCGGGCGGCCCTGCCGGAGGACGAGTCGGTCGGCGAGGAGCGGCGGCACGCCGAGCGCACGGCCATCGAGGAGGCGCTCGACGCACTCCCCCGACTCGCACGCTCTGCCGGTGCCGACCGTGCGACGGTGGCGCGGATCCGGAAGGACTACGAGGCACACCTGGACGTCATCGAGGCCCGCGCCCAGGAGGACGAGGACCACCCGGCCCTGCAGCGCCACGACTCCGCCGTTGCGCTCGAGCTCGCGCTCGTCCGCCACAAGGCGGCGACCCTCCTGCGGCTCCGCGACGCCGACGAGATCGACGACCTGGTACTCCGCCAGGTCCGCGCAGGCTACGACGCCGAGGAGGCGCGGCTCGAGGGCTCGACCCCACCCTGA
- a CDS encoding flagellar FlbD family protein, with the protein MIVVTRLNGSAFAVNPDLVERIQETPDTTLIMVDGAKYIVRESMTEVIDLVAAYRARIVGMAYGTDAQSVQNAGGPHSLAPVAALPSRPTDARADGGR; encoded by the coding sequence ATGATCGTCGTCACACGACTCAACGGCAGCGCATTCGCTGTCAACCCGGACCTCGTGGAGCGCATCCAGGAGACGCCGGACACGACCCTCATCATGGTCGACGGGGCGAAGTACATCGTCCGCGAGTCCATGACCGAGGTGATCGACCTCGTCGCCGCGTACCGCGCCCGGATCGTCGGGATGGCGTACGGCACCGACGCGCAGTCCGTCCAGAACGCGGGCGGTCCTCATTCCCTCGCACCCGTCGCGGCCCTGCCGAGCAGGCCGACCGACGCCCGCGCGGACGGGGGGCGCTGA
- a CDS encoding flagellar motor switch protein FliM, translating into MTETLPAPEVYDFARPSTLAREHARVLELAFETFARQWGTQLTAKVRAVSQVTCEQVEMTTYDEYAASLPALTGMVLLPIAGIAPKGVLQVPLDAALTWVSHALGASKPLPTPDRTFTPIEQALVRKIVEDALDDLRYSFGGLLTHEVATGGFQFNSQFAQAAQKGDLMIVASFAIRVGDRVAPGTLALPAEALLPQLGEDTSSVTAADAKALLDAQLAAVPVGVSLRFAPATVLPARVLGLAVGDVLPLPHPQHRPLTIAVDGEPVGTAAVGANGSRLAGIVVTTTTEQHA; encoded by the coding sequence GTGACCGAGACCCTGCCAGCGCCCGAGGTGTACGACTTCGCGCGCCCGTCGACGCTCGCCCGCGAGCACGCCAGGGTCCTCGAGCTCGCCTTCGAGACCTTCGCCCGGCAGTGGGGCACGCAGCTGACCGCCAAGGTCCGGGCGGTCAGCCAGGTCACCTGCGAGCAGGTCGAGATGACGACGTACGACGAGTACGCCGCGTCGCTGCCCGCCCTGACCGGCATGGTGCTCCTGCCGATCGCCGGCATCGCACCCAAGGGCGTGCTGCAGGTACCGCTCGACGCCGCCCTGACCTGGGTGTCGCACGCCCTCGGCGCCTCGAAGCCGCTGCCGACCCCCGACCGCACCTTCACCCCGATCGAGCAGGCGCTCGTCCGGAAGATCGTCGAGGACGCCCTCGACGACCTGCGCTACTCGTTCGGCGGGCTGCTCACGCACGAGGTCGCGACCGGCGGCTTCCAGTTCAACAGCCAGTTCGCACAGGCCGCGCAGAAGGGCGACCTGATGATCGTCGCCTCGTTCGCGATCCGCGTCGGCGACCGCGTCGCACCGGGGACCCTCGCGCTGCCGGCCGAGGCGCTCCTGCCGCAGCTCGGCGAAGACACCTCGAGCGTCACCGCCGCCGACGCGAAGGCCCTGCTCGACGCGCAGCTCGCGGCGGTCCCGGTCGGTGTCAGCCTGCGCTTCGCGCCGGCGACCGTGCTCCCCGCGCGGGTCCTCGGCCTCGCGGTCGGCGACGTCCTGCCGCTGCCGCACCCGCAGCACCGCCCCCTCACCATCGCCGTCGACGGCGAGCCCGTCGGCACGGCCGCCGTCGGCGCGAACGGTTCGCGCCTCGCCGGCATCGTCGTCACGACCACCACGGAGCAGCACGCATGA
- a CDS encoding OmpA/MotB family protein has product MSANPRGRGRGRKRGGHDEAEHPDERWMASYMDMITVLMCMFLVLFAMSSVDQQKFIALKTSLATGFGEVKSDKIDTASGTVVSKSQVTKDGKGYATDKSKAEHSTAASGAKDTNVDPASTVVPPVASKADLAAAQHELDDLKAIESAIQGNLDKAGEQANVQFTVDARGLTVRLIGSETYFGTNSADLSDQARRIMDAIAPVLRTSNHDVSVEGHADQRNSTAPYATNWELSAARATGVLRDLVERGGMPGEHVQSVGFGSSRPLAKGDSDADLALNRRVDIVVLSNADQDVSSLMPALATAQDGARAAG; this is encoded by the coding sequence GTGAGCGCGAACCCCCGGGGCCGCGGACGCGGTCGGAAGCGCGGCGGCCACGACGAGGCCGAGCACCCCGACGAGCGGTGGATGGCGTCCTACATGGACATGATCACCGTCCTGATGTGCATGTTCCTCGTCCTGTTCGCGATGTCGTCGGTCGACCAGCAGAAGTTCATCGCGCTGAAGACCTCGCTCGCGACCGGCTTCGGCGAGGTCAAGTCCGACAAGATCGACACGGCGTCCGGCACGGTCGTGTCGAAGTCGCAGGTCACGAAGGACGGCAAGGGCTACGCGACCGACAAGTCGAAGGCCGAGCACTCCACCGCGGCCTCCGGCGCGAAGGACACCAACGTCGACCCCGCGTCCACGGTGGTCCCGCCGGTCGCGTCGAAGGCCGACCTGGCCGCCGCGCAGCACGAGTTGGACGACCTGAAGGCGATCGAGTCGGCGATCCAGGGCAACCTGGACAAGGCCGGCGAGCAGGCGAACGTGCAGTTCACGGTCGACGCCCGCGGGCTCACGGTCCGGCTGATCGGCAGCGAGACCTACTTCGGCACGAACAGCGCCGACCTCTCCGACCAGGCGCGGCGGATCATGGACGCCATCGCGCCGGTCCTGCGGACGAGCAACCACGACGTGAGCGTCGAGGGGCACGCCGACCAGCGGAACTCGACCGCGCCGTACGCCACGAACTGGGAGCTCAGCGCCGCCCGGGCGACGGGCGTGCTCCGCGACCTGGTCGAGCGCGGCGGGATGCCCGGCGAGCACGTGCAGAGCGTCGGCTTCGGGTCGAGCCGCCCGCTCGCGAAGGGCGACTCGGACGCCGACCTCGCGCTGAACCGCCGCGTCGACATCGTCGTGCTCTCGAACGCGGACCAGGACGTCAGCAGCCTGATGCCCGCGCTCGCGACCGCGCAGGACGGAGCGCGCGCCGCCGGCTGA